The following proteins are encoded in a genomic region of Marinitoga hydrogenitolerans DSM 16785:
- the pdxS gene encoding pyridoxal 5'-phosphate synthase lyase subunit PdxS, translated as MEKGTWVVKKGFAEMFKNGVIMDVTTAEQAKIAEEAGAVAVMALERVPADIRKAGGVARMASISKIKEIMEVVSIPIMAKVRIGHIAEARILEALGVDFIDESEVLTPADDKYHINKHDYKVPFVCGARNLGEALRRIAEGAAMIRTKGEAGTGNIVEAVKHMRQVMDEIRLVQNMPEEELVTYAKQIGAPVDLVAEVKKLGRLPVVNFAAGGVATPADAALMMLLGSDGVFVGSGIFKSKDPKRMAKAIVEAVLHYDDPEKLAQISEDVGEAMEGLEIEQLDVHLQERGW; from the coding sequence ATGGAAAAAGGAACATGGGTTGTAAAAAAAGGTTTTGCGGAAATGTTTAAAAATGGAGTAATAATGGATGTAACAACAGCTGAACAGGCAAAGATTGCAGAAGAAGCCGGTGCGGTTGCTGTTATGGCTTTAGAAAGAGTTCCAGCAGATATTAGAAAAGCTGGAGGAGTTGCAAGAATGGCAAGTATTTCAAAAATAAAAGAGATTATGGAAGTAGTTTCAATCCCAATTATGGCAAAAGTAAGAATTGGGCACATTGCAGAAGCAAGAATTTTAGAAGCATTAGGTGTAGATTTTATTGATGAATCTGAGGTTCTAACACCAGCAGATGACAAATATCATATAAACAAACATGATTACAAAGTTCCTTTTGTTTGTGGAGCAAGAAATTTAGGTGAAGCTCTAAGAAGAATTGCAGAAGGTGCTGCAATGATAAGAACAAAAGGTGAAGCAGGAACAGGTAATATTGTTGAGGCAGTAAAACATATGAGACAGGTTATGGATGAAATTAGATTAGTTCAAAATATGCCAGAAGAAGAATTAGTTACATATGCAAAACAAATTGGAGCTCCTGTGGATTTAGTTGCAGAGGTTAAAAAATTAGGAAGATTGCCTGTTGTTAACTTTGCAGCAGGAGGAGTAGCAACACCAGCAGATGCAGCATTGATGATGTTATTGGGTTCAGACGGAGTATTTGTTGGTTCTGGAATATTTAAATCAAAAGATCCAAAAAGAATGGCAAAGGCAATAGTTGAAGCAGTATTACATTATGATGATCCAGAAAAATTAGCGCAAATAAGTGAAGATGTTGGGGAAGCAATGGAAGGATTAGAAATAGAGCAATTAGATGTTCATTTACAAGAAAGAGGTTGGTAA